The Corallococcus exiguus genome has a window encoding:
- a CDS encoding deoxynucleoside kinase — MDHRYIVVEGPIGVGKTSLTNLLTERLGSRRILEVVEENPFLSSFYADRQKFAFQTQVFFLLSRFRQQQELFQQDLFRSVTVSDYLFAKDRIFANLTLASDELALYDRVFEALGPRVPQPDLVIYLQAQLDVLLHRIKKRGREFERKFDAGYLESLTHAYNDFFAHYQDTPLLVVNTSDIDFVHNEADREDLLLAIQNAKSGVQHYTPKSRRG, encoded by the coding sequence ATGGACCACCGCTACATCGTCGTCGAAGGCCCCATCGGCGTGGGCAAGACGAGCCTCACCAACCTCCTCACGGAGCGACTGGGCAGCCGCCGCATTCTAGAGGTGGTGGAGGAGAATCCCTTCCTCTCCAGCTTCTACGCGGACCGGCAGAAGTTCGCGTTCCAGACGCAGGTGTTCTTCCTGCTCTCGCGCTTCCGCCAGCAGCAGGAGCTCTTCCAACAGGACCTGTTCCGCTCCGTCACCGTGAGCGACTACCTGTTCGCGAAGGACCGCATCTTCGCCAACCTCACGCTGGCCTCGGACGAGCTGGCGCTCTACGACCGCGTCTTCGAGGCGCTGGGGCCCCGCGTCCCGCAGCCCGACCTGGTCATCTACCTCCAGGCCCAGCTGGACGTGCTGCTGCATCGCATCAAGAAGCGCGGCCGTGAATTCGAGCGCAAGTTCGACGCGGGCTACCTGGAGTCGCTCACGCACGCGTACAACGACTTCTTCGCGCACTATCAGGACACGCCGCTTCTGGTCGTGAACACGTCGGACATCGACTTCGTGCACAACGAGGCGGACCGCGAGGACCTGCTGTTGGCCATCCAGAACGCGAAATCCGGCGTGCAGCACTACACCCCCAAGTCCCGCCGGGGCTGA
- the rsmA gene encoding 16S rRNA (adenine(1518)-N(6)/adenine(1519)-N(6))-dimethyltransferase RsmA, which yields MDSPRDILKRHGLRAKHSWGQNFLGDPDALQSISDALELREGEPVVELGPGLGHLTRFLAATGARVTAVERDRDMVAVLEKEAIPGVRVVPGNAATVDFAQVAGADDIALVGNLPYHLTSPILFQVLAQRARISRAVFTLQKEVVVRLAAEPGNRDYGLLTVLLGLHFDVEQVLTLEAWRFHPPPKVDSAVLRLTRLKKPRAPLVDEARFTRLVKAGFAQRRKTLINSLKSDKGLASPEVMLAALQTAGIDPGRRAETLSPEEFASIERALGPVTAMAPPPPDAPEAEASEE from the coding sequence GTGGATTCTCCGCGCGACATCCTCAAGCGCCACGGCCTGCGGGCCAAGCACAGCTGGGGACAGAACTTCCTCGGAGACCCGGACGCGCTCCAGTCCATCTCGGACGCGCTCGAGCTGCGCGAGGGTGAACCCGTGGTGGAGCTGGGCCCGGGCCTGGGCCACCTCACCCGCTTCCTCGCCGCCACCGGCGCGCGCGTCACCGCCGTGGAGCGCGACCGCGACATGGTGGCCGTGCTGGAGAAGGAAGCCATCCCCGGCGTGCGCGTGGTGCCCGGCAACGCCGCCACGGTGGACTTCGCCCAGGTGGCCGGCGCGGACGACATCGCGCTCGTGGGCAACCTGCCGTACCACCTCACCAGCCCCATCCTCTTCCAGGTGCTCGCGCAGCGCGCCCGAATCTCGCGCGCCGTCTTCACGCTCCAGAAGGAGGTCGTGGTGCGGCTGGCCGCGGAGCCCGGCAACCGCGACTACGGCTTGCTCACGGTGCTGCTCGGCCTGCACTTCGACGTGGAGCAGGTGCTCACGCTGGAGGCGTGGCGCTTCCATCCGCCCCCGAAGGTGGACTCCGCCGTGCTGCGCCTCACGCGGCTCAAGAAGCCCCGCGCGCCGCTGGTGGACGAGGCCCGCTTCACGCGGCTGGTGAAGGCCGGCTTCGCGCAGCGCCGCAAGACGCTGATCAACTCGCTCAAGTCCGACAAGGGCCTGGCGTCGCCAGAGGTGATGCTCGCCGCGCTCCAGACGGCGGGCATCGACCCGGGCCGCCGCGCGGAGACGCTCTCCCCGGAGGAGTTCGCTTCCATCGAGCGCGCCCTGGGCCCCGTCACCGCCATGGCGCCGCCGCCCCCGGACGCGCCGGAAGCGGAAGCTTCAGAAGAGTAG
- the tsaD gene encoding tRNA (adenosine(37)-N6)-threonylcarbamoyltransferase complex transferase subunit TsaD — MLVLGLETSCDETAAAVVEDGRRVLSDVVSTQVDIHRRWGGVVPELASRNHIVQVMPVVHEALTRADKTLDDIDLIAVTSGPGLIGALLVGLQVAKGLSLATGKPFVGANHLEGHLLAIRLLEDAPAPPFLGLVVSGGHTSLYEVRDYGNYRLVGRTRDDAAGEAYDKTARILGLPYPGGQPIDELAQKGNPEAIRFPRALPGDNLDVSFSGLKTSVLHHVQKHGVPEGQALHDLCASFQEAVADVLSKKLVAAAKKLGHNQLVLCGGVAANSRLRALCKQRAEERGLRMFLPPVRLCTDNGAMIAVAGYEAWRRGLRGDFRLAADPAWRME; from the coding sequence GTGCTCGTCCTGGGACTTGAAACCTCGTGCGATGAAACCGCCGCCGCCGTCGTGGAGGACGGGCGGCGCGTCCTGTCGGACGTCGTCTCCACGCAGGTGGACATCCACCGCCGCTGGGGCGGCGTCGTGCCGGAGCTGGCCAGCCGCAACCACATCGTCCAGGTGATGCCCGTCGTCCACGAGGCCCTCACGCGCGCGGACAAGACGCTGGACGACATCGACCTCATCGCCGTCACGTCCGGCCCCGGTCTCATCGGCGCGCTGCTCGTGGGGCTCCAGGTGGCCAAGGGGCTGAGCCTCGCCACCGGCAAGCCCTTCGTGGGCGCCAACCACCTGGAAGGGCACCTGCTCGCCATCCGCCTGCTAGAGGACGCGCCCGCGCCGCCCTTCCTGGGGCTCGTCGTCTCCGGCGGCCACACCAGCCTCTACGAGGTGCGTGACTACGGGAACTACCGCCTCGTGGGCCGCACGCGCGACGACGCCGCGGGCGAGGCCTACGACAAGACGGCGCGCATCCTCGGCCTGCCGTACCCGGGAGGGCAGCCCATCGACGAGCTGGCCCAGAAGGGCAACCCGGAGGCCATCCGCTTCCCGCGCGCGCTGCCCGGCGACAACCTGGACGTGTCCTTCTCCGGCCTGAAGACGTCGGTGCTCCACCACGTCCAGAAGCACGGCGTGCCGGAGGGCCAGGCCCTCCACGACCTGTGCGCGTCGTTCCAGGAGGCGGTGGCGGACGTGCTGTCGAAGAAGCTCGTCGCCGCCGCGAAGAAGCTGGGGCACAACCAGCTGGTGCTGTGCGGCGGGGTGGCGGCGAACTCGCGACTCAGGGCGCTGTGCAAGCAGCGCGCGGAGGAGCGGGGCCTGCGCATGTTCCTGCCGCCGGTGCGGCTGTGCACGGACAATGGCGCGATGATCGCCGTCGCGGGGTATGAAGCGTGGCGCCGCGGCTTGCGCGGTGATTTCCGCCTCGCGGCCGACCCCGCCTGGCGCATGGAGTAG